A region of Myxococcus stipitatus DSM 14675 DNA encodes the following proteins:
- a CDS encoding GNAT family N-acetyltransferase, translating into MVEVRLFEGDAVDASRFVNRVWGEYYGAQGPLTDFQPRLLDWVVFGNSLAPREYRLAAYAKGQLAGLILAEPMKLRLGDRDVDATYGSWFSVDPSFRGMGVGQKLAEAMSLRQRERGAALMLACLADGSAGERFWTKTPGTRTFDPLGLWLHVFDAAAVSRWASTRAERALFSLLRPWLRREMAPVDMEGIRPYRPGDLAACMSLVQGMMAPVSLGYTYTVERLAQQLLYRDMPHTLVLERDGVVRGLVNYYTLQMNARGPLTVLVDLLTFHESVSSADRKRLLRAAMKDMMAHGASCASMLRSPCVAPTLMLGAGWVPWPGGMRLGCLLSSPDVEWPSSPRVFTHLR; encoded by the coding sequence ATGGTTGAAGTCCGGCTCTTCGAGGGGGACGCGGTGGACGCGTCCCGTTTCGTCAACCGCGTCTGGGGCGAGTACTACGGAGCACAGGGGCCCCTGACGGACTTCCAGCCCCGCCTGCTCGACTGGGTGGTCTTCGGCAACTCGCTCGCGCCCCGGGAGTACAGGTTGGCGGCGTACGCGAAGGGCCAGCTGGCGGGGCTCATCCTCGCCGAGCCCATGAAGCTGCGGCTGGGAGACCGTGACGTGGATGCGACGTACGGGAGCTGGTTCAGCGTGGACCCCTCGTTCCGGGGGATGGGTGTGGGGCAGAAGCTGGCGGAGGCCATGTCCCTCCGCCAGCGGGAGCGCGGGGCGGCGCTGATGCTGGCCTGTCTGGCGGACGGCTCCGCCGGAGAGCGCTTCTGGACGAAGACGCCGGGGACGCGGACCTTCGACCCGCTGGGGTTGTGGCTCCACGTCTTCGACGCGGCGGCGGTGTCGCGCTGGGCCTCGACGCGTGCGGAGCGCGCGCTCTTCTCGCTGCTGCGTCCCTGGCTGCGAAGGGAGATGGCCCCGGTGGACATGGAGGGGATTCGCCCCTACCGCCCCGGGGACCTGGCCGCGTGCATGTCGCTGGTGCAGGGGATGATGGCGCCGGTGAGCCTGGGCTACACCTACACGGTGGAGCGGCTGGCGCAGCAGCTCCTGTACCGCGACATGCCGCACACGCTGGTGCTGGAGCGCGACGGCGTGGTGCGAGGACTGGTCAACTACTACACGCTCCAGATGAACGCGCGGGGACCGTTGACGGTGTTGGTGGACCTGTTGACGTTCCACGAGTCCGTCTCGTCGGCGGACCGCAAGCGGCTGCTTCGCGCGGCGATGAAGGACATGATGGCGCACGGCGCGAGCTGCGCGTCGATGCTGCGCAGCCCCTGTGTGGCGCCGACGCTGATGCTAGGGGCTGGATGGGTCCCCTGGCCCGGAGGGATGCGGCTGGGGTGTCTGTTGTCCTCTCCGGACGTGGAGTGGCCTTCGTCGCCCCGCGTCTTCACGCACCTGCGCTGA
- a CDS encoding TIGR02265 family protein, translating to MKPGKPVPLAERLVYIQVVEGLLQHGLRGRLSPRLRLRLRQAGIDVDRPLLPAYPVTLWVHCLRIIAEETWPSVPLEQAFRNLATAHVEGYGQTLIGRAVYGVMRLLGPRRLVQRLPQTLRATDNYTEALLTERGPTAYELRMNSALDCPGYSEALFEGLLRMGGGESPHATTLSVEDGHTTYLLTWTER from the coding sequence GTGAAGCCCGGCAAGCCCGTTCCCCTCGCGGAACGACTCGTCTACATCCAGGTCGTGGAGGGCCTGCTCCAGCACGGCCTCCGAGGACGGCTGTCACCGCGGCTGCGCCTGCGGCTCCGACAGGCGGGCATCGACGTGGACCGCCCGCTGCTGCCCGCCTACCCCGTGACGCTGTGGGTGCACTGCCTGCGCATCATCGCCGAGGAGACCTGGCCCTCCGTCCCCTTGGAGCAGGCCTTCCGCAACCTCGCCACCGCGCACGTGGAGGGCTACGGGCAGACCCTTATCGGTCGCGCGGTGTACGGCGTCATGCGGCTGCTCGGGCCGCGCAGGCTGGTGCAGCGGCTGCCCCAGACGTTGCGCGCCACGGACAACTACACGGAGGCGCTGCTCACCGAGCGCGGCCCCACCGCCTACGAGCTGCGCATGAACTCCGCGCTGGACTGCCCCGGCTACTCGGAGGCGCTCTTCGAGGGCCTGCTGCGCATGGGCGGAGGCGAGTCCCCCCACGCGACGACGCTGTCCGTGGAGGACGGCCACACCACGTACCTGCTCACGTGGACGGAGCGCTGA
- a CDS encoding ATP-grasp domain-containing protein: MNFVFISPHFPSHFFHFVTALRERGVTVLGIGDAPYESLRPELRDALREYYFVPSLHEEDSLLRAAGYLTWRHGRLQRIDSLNEAWLEVEARLREDFHVPGLQPTDIHRMRSKSGMAQVFQQAGVPHPDLIRVRDAGQVKDFAARVGYPLVLKPDVGVGAANTFKVSHAADVDAALAHPLPTTYVAQPYVRGTIVTYDGIVDRHGAIVFTLSHEYSDGGMETVVERRDISFWSHLEIPPALDVLGRQVVAAFGLRERWFHLEFFRLPDGRFVVLEANLRPPGGFIPDMMNYTCDIDVYRLWARVMTGDPVADFRYTPRYHVCHSARRHGRRYQYTHDEVVKRLGPAFILHRELPPIYHSLLGEEMYLTRHTDLDAMQDAVRFIQATVSRELSAPST, from the coding sequence ATGAACTTCGTCTTCATCTCTCCGCACTTCCCGTCCCACTTCTTCCACTTCGTCACCGCGCTGCGCGAGCGCGGTGTCACGGTGCTGGGCATCGGCGACGCCCCCTACGAGTCCCTGCGTCCGGAGCTGCGCGACGCCTTGCGCGAGTACTACTTCGTCCCCAGCCTGCATGAGGAGGACTCGCTGCTGCGCGCCGCGGGCTACCTCACCTGGCGGCACGGGCGGCTGCAGCGCATCGACTCGCTCAACGAGGCGTGGCTGGAGGTGGAGGCGCGCCTGCGCGAGGACTTCCACGTCCCGGGGTTGCAGCCCACGGACATCCACCGGATGCGCTCGAAGTCGGGCATGGCCCAGGTCTTCCAGCAGGCGGGGGTGCCGCACCCGGACCTCATCCGCGTGCGCGATGCGGGGCAGGTGAAGGACTTCGCCGCGCGGGTGGGCTACCCGCTGGTTCTCAAGCCCGACGTGGGCGTGGGCGCGGCCAACACCTTCAAGGTCTCCCACGCCGCGGACGTGGACGCCGCGCTGGCCCACCCGCTGCCCACGACCTATGTCGCGCAGCCGTACGTGCGCGGCACCATCGTCACGTATGACGGCATCGTGGACCGGCACGGGGCCATCGTCTTCACGCTCAGCCACGAGTACAGCGACGGCGGCATGGAGACGGTGGTGGAGCGCCGGGACATCTCCTTCTGGAGCCACCTGGAGATTCCCCCCGCACTGGACGTGCTCGGCCGGCAGGTGGTGGCGGCCTTCGGCCTGCGGGAGCGCTGGTTCCACCTGGAGTTCTTCCGTTTGCCAGACGGCCGCTTCGTCGTCCTGGAGGCCAACCTGCGTCCGCCCGGGGGCTTCATCCCGGACATGATGAATTACACATGCGACATCGACGTGTATCGCCTCTGGGCGCGAGTGATGACGGGGGACCCGGTGGCGGACTTCCGATACACGCCGCGATATCACGTGTGTCACAGCGCGCGCCGCCATGGCCGCCGCTATCAGTACACACACGACGAGGTGGTGAAGCGGCTGGGCCCCGCGTTCATCCTCCACCGTGAGCTGCCGCCCATCTACCACAGCCTTCTGGGCGAGGAGATGTACCTCACGCGGCACACGGACCTGGACGCGATGCAGGACGCCGTGCGCTTCATCCAGGCCACGGTGTCGCGCGAGCTCAGCGCTCCGTCCACGTGA
- a CDS encoding PH domain-containing protein yields the protein MAELPHAWLLRWLKVNPEPRLPEGTVRVFHAAPAYLTYRRALLGLKHLAVVMGTVIGWSFFGKLFPWFMELPYARPAIYTVEAVVWLSFLVLLPVSFFVVRLDYALRWYVMTDRSLRIREGVVSLREKTMTFANIQQISIQQNPLQRMLGIADVKVETAGGGKGSGGGDPDSGATEHLHEARFRGVNNAEAIRDTLLERVRMHRDTGLGEPTELITDTVPLTGQAPSLDAARELLSEVRQLRGALSRGERRREPGT from the coding sequence ATGGCTGAGCTCCCTCACGCGTGGCTGTTGCGGTGGCTGAAGGTGAACCCCGAGCCCCGACTCCCGGAGGGCACGGTGCGTGTCTTCCATGCCGCACCGGCCTACCTGACGTACCGGCGCGCGCTCCTGGGGCTCAAGCACCTGGCCGTGGTGATGGGCACCGTCATCGGCTGGAGCTTCTTCGGCAAGCTCTTCCCCTGGTTCATGGAGCTGCCCTACGCCCGGCCCGCCATCTACACGGTGGAGGCCGTGGTGTGGCTGAGCTTCCTCGTCCTGCTCCCGGTGAGCTTCTTCGTGGTGCGGCTGGACTACGCGCTGCGCTGGTACGTCATGACGGACCGCAGCCTGCGCATCCGCGAGGGCGTCGTGTCCTTGCGGGAGAAGACGATGACGTTCGCCAACATCCAGCAGATCTCCATCCAGCAGAACCCCCTCCAGCGGATGCTGGGCATCGCCGACGTGAAGGTGGAGACGGCGGGTGGAGGGAAGGGCTCGGGCGGCGGGGACCCGGACTCGGGCGCCACGGAGCACCTGCACGAGGCGCGCTTCCGGGGGGTGAACAACGCGGAGGCGATTCGCGACACGCTCCTGGAGCGCGTGCGGATGCATCGCGACACGGGGCTGGGGGAGCCCACCGAGCTCATCACGGACACAGTGCCTCTCACGGGACAAGCCCCCAGCCTGGACGCGGCGCGGGAGCTCTTGTCGGAGGTGCGCCAGCTGCGCGGCGCGCTGTCCCGAGGAGAGCGGCGGCGCGAGCCGGGCACCTGA
- a CDS encoding low molecular weight phosphatase family protein, which produces MNKVIFACVRNAGRSQMAAAFFNVLADPQKACAISAGTEPGERVHPEVLAAMREMGLELNDVKPQRLTEDMARDAQWLITLGCGEACPSVAGLKREDWPLDDPQGKPEALVHRIRDEVAARVAGLLEREGWMRAG; this is translated from the coding sequence ATGAACAAGGTCATCTTCGCCTGCGTACGCAACGCGGGCCGCTCGCAAATGGCGGCGGCGTTCTTCAACGTGCTGGCGGACCCTCAGAAGGCGTGTGCCATCTCCGCGGGGACCGAGCCCGGCGAGCGTGTGCACCCGGAAGTGCTGGCGGCGATGCGTGAGATGGGGTTGGAGTTGAACGACGTCAAACCCCAGCGGCTCACCGAGGACATGGCGCGCGACGCGCAATGGCTCATCACCTTGGGCTGCGGCGAGGCGTGCCCGAGCGTGGCGGGCCTCAAGCGTGAGGATTGGCCCCTGGACGACCCGCAGGGGAAACCGGAGGCGCTGGTGCACCGCATCCGCGACGAGGTGGCCGCGCGCGTCGCGGGGCTGCTGGAGCGCGAGGGGTGGATGCGCGCCGGGTAG
- a CDS encoding PAS domain-containing sensor histidine kinase codes for MNPCSTLPGPLSDLLTARREDIARRWEAKAGRGRGNGLLGRNEQASRSLEWVDAVMDLLRLLTAVPEWEEVPGASPRGTRAHPEGADIAAVVREYGLLRDVLFEVLEESGWVLDIAQVRTLNRAVDVCIADAVARHARVREQTLRATEAQMQDILDHAPAAIYVKDELGRYVFVNRAHEDVIGMTRAEVMGRTDLDLYPREMAEVFVVNDRRVLLSGQPLESDERVWWKGEWRIFQSLKFPLLGDGGHARAVCGISSDVTQARGVQRERDEARERLRRIITALPVVLWTTDAEGRVTLVEGRGMRAMGKQPADFLGRDLREMYPTHPHLRETTRRALSGESFSTELELDGAWFMVYASPEVDATGRVVSVSGVSLDITERRRAEEVLRQSEMRYRLATQATRDVIYDWELATGHIEWSELAARQFRLPRDAPEMDIDWWTRSIHPEDRERVGQEMERIITSGDRQWHDEYRFRRGDGSWAVIEDRGHVVRDDTGTALRMVGAMHDVTERRAAEEEARRRAEFEQLLIGIVGHDLRNPLSAITMASTTLLRREYLDERQRKVIDRILSSAERATRMLRDVLDFTQARLGGGIPMQPQPLDLHELTRQVLDEVRLAHPERSLEFEFSGDGAGVWDPDRLAQVLTNLVNNALSYSPSECPVLVRTHGTHDAVTLSVHNMGVPIPAELLPRLFEPMKRAERRDPKEGRGLGLGLFIVKHIVDAHGGRLRVRSDEKEGTLFVVRLPRRLMVQALGMPGARGLDPWP; via the coding sequence ATGAATCCCTGCTCCACGCTCCCAGGTCCCCTGTCGGACCTGCTCACCGCGCGCCGGGAGGACATCGCCCGGCGCTGGGAGGCGAAGGCGGGGAGGGGGCGAGGCAACGGCCTGCTGGGACGGAACGAGCAGGCGAGCCGCTCGCTGGAGTGGGTGGACGCGGTGATGGACCTCTTGCGCCTGCTGACCGCGGTGCCCGAGTGGGAGGAGGTCCCCGGGGCGAGCCCGCGCGGCACGAGAGCCCACCCGGAGGGCGCGGACATCGCGGCGGTGGTGCGCGAGTACGGCCTCTTGCGCGACGTGCTCTTCGAGGTGCTCGAGGAGTCGGGGTGGGTGCTGGACATCGCGCAGGTGCGCACGCTCAACCGGGCCGTCGACGTGTGCATCGCCGACGCGGTGGCGAGGCATGCGCGGGTGCGGGAGCAGACGCTGCGCGCCACCGAGGCGCAGATGCAGGACATCCTGGACCACGCCCCGGCCGCCATCTACGTGAAGGACGAGCTGGGCCGGTATGTCTTCGTCAACCGCGCCCACGAGGACGTCATCGGGATGACGCGGGCGGAGGTGATGGGCCGCACGGACCTGGACCTGTATCCCCGGGAGATGGCGGAGGTGTTCGTCGTCAATGACCGGCGGGTCCTCCTGTCGGGGCAGCCGCTGGAGTCCGACGAGCGCGTGTGGTGGAAGGGCGAGTGGCGCATCTTCCAGTCGCTCAAGTTCCCGCTGTTGGGAGATGGGGGCCACGCGCGGGCCGTGTGCGGCATCTCGTCCGACGTGACGCAGGCCCGGGGCGTGCAACGCGAGCGGGACGAGGCCCGTGAGCGCCTGCGGCGAATCATCACCGCGCTGCCCGTGGTGCTGTGGACGACGGACGCGGAGGGCCGCGTCACCCTGGTCGAAGGCCGAGGCATGCGCGCCATGGGCAAGCAGCCCGCGGACTTCCTCGGGCGGGACCTCCGCGAGATGTACCCGACGCATCCGCACCTGCGTGAGACCACGCGCCGCGCGCTGTCCGGGGAGTCGTTCTCCACGGAGCTGGAGCTGGATGGCGCCTGGTTCATGGTCTACGCCTCCCCGGAGGTGGACGCGACGGGGCGGGTGGTCAGCGTGTCGGGCGTGTCGCTGGACATCACCGAGCGCCGCCGCGCCGAGGAGGTGCTGCGCCAGTCGGAGATGCGCTACCGGCTGGCCACGCAGGCCACGCGCGACGTCATCTACGACTGGGAGCTGGCCACCGGCCACATCGAGTGGAGCGAGCTGGCGGCCCGGCAGTTCCGGCTGCCCCGGGATGCGCCGGAGATGGACATCGACTGGTGGACGCGCTCCATCCACCCCGAGGACCGCGAGCGGGTCGGCCAGGAGATGGAGCGCATCATCACGTCGGGGGACCGCCAGTGGCATGACGAGTACCGCTTCCGGCGTGGGGACGGCTCGTGGGCCGTCATCGAGGACCGGGGCCACGTGGTGCGCGACGACACGGGCACGGCGCTGCGCATGGTGGGCGCCATGCACGACGTCACCGAGCGGAGGGCCGCGGAGGAGGAGGCCCGCCGGCGCGCGGAGTTCGAGCAGTTGCTGATTGGCATCGTGGGCCATGACCTGCGCAACCCCCTGTCCGCCATCACCATGGCCTCCACCACGCTGCTGCGGCGCGAGTACCTGGATGAGCGCCAGCGCAAGGTCATCGACCGCATCCTCTCCAGCGCGGAGCGGGCCACGCGGATGCTCCGCGACGTGCTGGACTTCACCCAGGCCCGGCTGGGCGGCGGCATCCCCATGCAGCCCCAGCCCCTGGACCTGCACGAGCTGACGCGTCAGGTGCTGGACGAGGTGCGGCTGGCCCACCCCGAGCGCAGCCTGGAGTTCGAGTTCAGCGGCGATGGCGCGGGCGTGTGGGACCCGGACCGGCTGGCGCAGGTCCTCACCAACCTCGTCAACAACGCCCTGAGCTACAGCCCCAGCGAGTGCCCGGTGCTGGTGCGCACGCACGGCACCCACGACGCGGTGACGCTCAGCGTGCACAACATGGGCGTCCCCATCCCCGCGGAGCTGCTGCCCCGCCTCTTCGAGCCCATGAAGCGCGCCGAGCGCAGGGACCCCAAGGAAGGGCGCGGCCTGGGGCTGGGGCTCTTCATCGTGAAGCACATCGTGGACGCGCACGGCGGGCGGCTGCGCGTCCGCTCCGACGAGAAGGAAGGCACCCTCTTCGTGGTGCGCCTGCCTCGCAGGCTCATGGTCCAGGCGCTCGGCATGCCGGGGGCTCGTGGGCTTGACCCCTGGCCGTAG
- a CDS encoding alpha/beta hydrolase: MGHVHIVRDFPSPQEGFSRTVRIYTPDAYDTMPWHRFPVLYMHDGQNVFAHPESALFDTWCANVAMEQGVHHGHLEPWIIVAVDSGQGRLQEYSPWNDPRGQVKARGEVYARFLVEQLKPLVDRHYRTRNGAQWTGAMGSSLGGLMSLYLGHRYPQVFGRIGALSPTVMWSEGRLFAEWRAHHRSWTRIYLDAGAQEFIHADGLPLHYGQATRAFYDHLKRLGYGDHEVSLILEPGGEHHEKDWQRRLPVALRWLLS; encoded by the coding sequence ATGGGCCACGTCCACATCGTCCGAGACTTCCCCTCCCCCCAGGAGGGCTTCTCCCGCACCGTGCGCATCTACACGCCGGATGCCTACGACACGATGCCCTGGCATCGCTTCCCCGTCCTCTACATGCACGACGGGCAGAACGTCTTCGCCCATCCCGAGTCCGCCCTCTTCGACACGTGGTGCGCCAACGTCGCGATGGAGCAGGGCGTGCACCACGGACACCTGGAGCCGTGGATCATCGTCGCGGTGGACTCGGGCCAGGGCCGGCTCCAGGAGTACTCCCCCTGGAATGACCCGCGCGGCCAGGTGAAGGCCCGAGGCGAGGTCTACGCCCGCTTCCTGGTGGAGCAGCTCAAGCCGCTCGTCGACCGGCACTACCGCACGCGCAACGGCGCCCAGTGGACCGGGGCCATGGGCTCCTCGCTCGGCGGCCTCATGTCGCTGTACCTGGGCCACCGCTATCCCCAGGTGTTCGGCCGCATCGGCGCGCTGTCCCCCACCGTCATGTGGAGCGAGGGCCGCCTCTTCGCCGAGTGGCGCGCCCACCACCGCAGCTGGACGCGCATCTACCTGGACGCCGGCGCCCAGGAGTTCATCCACGCGGACGGACTGCCGCTGCACTACGGCCAGGCCACGCGCGCCTTCTACGACCACCTCAAGCGCCTGGGCTACGGAGACCACGAGGTCTCCCTCATCCTGGAGCCCGGCGGCGAGCACCACGAGAAGGACTGGCAGCGCCGCCTCCCCGTGGCCCTGCGCTGGCTCCTGTCGTGA
- a CDS encoding PH domain-containing protein, translating into MSLGSPTTSSSSPPGAALPVQVTSPWKLPTVLQPHPHLLISYLLTSLLTGPAFPVFALLRYFKFRTLRYALDEEGITMRWGILFRREVSLTYARIQDIHLSSNVVERWLGLACIQIQTASGNAQAEISIEGLQEFEAMRDLLYSKMRGTRERPVPAGPTAGQAAGGPEALTAALREVAAEVRALREELSTAPAREDTHG; encoded by the coding sequence ATGTCCCTTGGCAGTCCCACCACGTCCTCGTCCTCGCCTCCGGGCGCGGCCCTGCCCGTGCAGGTGACGTCTCCCTGGAAGCTGCCCACGGTGCTCCAGCCGCACCCTCACCTGCTGATCAGCTACTTGTTGACGTCCCTGCTGACCGGCCCCGCCTTCCCCGTCTTCGCGCTGCTGCGGTACTTCAAGTTCCGCACGCTGCGCTACGCGCTGGACGAGGAGGGCATCACCATGCGGTGGGGCATCCTCTTCCGCCGGGAGGTGTCCCTCACGTACGCGCGCATCCAGGACATCCACCTCTCCAGCAACGTGGTGGAGCGCTGGCTGGGGCTTGCGTGCATCCAGATCCAGACGGCGAGCGGCAACGCCCAGGCGGAGATCTCCATCGAAGGACTCCAAGAGTTCGAGGCGATGAGAGACCTGCTCTATTCGAAGATGCGCGGGACGCGGGAGCGACCGGTGCCCGCGGGGCCCACCGCGGGGCAGGCAGCGGGCGGGCCGGAGGCGCTGACGGCCGCGCTGCGCGAGGTGGCCGCGGAGGTGCGAGCGCTTCGTGAGGAACTGAGCACGGCCCCCGCGCGGGAGGACACGCATGGCTGA
- a CDS encoding thermonuclease family protein, which produces MRSLIHSLAWLGWLTACGGGGALSPCGPSKARVAEVIDGDTLVLEGGERVRYVLVDTPESTSGKQECFGPEALAFNRSLVEGREVTLVDAEACEDRFGRRLAYVSVEGHDVSTLLIERGFACVLHIPPAGTSRQAELRALESQARRARRGLWGACSPVPCR; this is translated from the coding sequence ATGCGCTCCCTGATTCATTCCCTGGCCTGGCTGGGATGGCTCACCGCCTGTGGTGGCGGAGGGGCGCTCTCTCCCTGTGGTCCCAGCAAGGCGCGGGTCGCGGAGGTCATCGACGGAGACACCCTGGTCCTCGAAGGCGGTGAGCGCGTCCGCTATGTGCTGGTGGACACGCCGGAGAGCACGTCCGGAAAGCAGGAGTGCTTCGGACCGGAGGCGCTGGCCTTCAACCGGAGCCTCGTCGAGGGCCGTGAGGTGACGCTCGTCGACGCGGAGGCGTGCGAGGACCGCTTCGGCCGGCGGCTCGCCTATGTCTCCGTGGAGGGCCACGATGTGAGCACGCTCCTGATAGAGCGCGGCTTCGCGTGTGTGCTGCACATTCCTCCGGCGGGGACCTCCCGGCAGGCGGAGCTGCGAGCGCTGGAGTCCCAGGCTCGCCGTGCGCGGCGGGGGCTCTGGGGTGCGTGCTCACCGGTGCCCTGTCGATGA
- a CDS encoding lamin tail domain-containing protein, with amino-acid sequence MRGWGWWLGLLGLSACGVPADEWAEEACTGVLPGDLVITEYLNDPEGSDTGQEYVELHNPHAKPVALESLTLYAARSDGSQEKGFAFTEPRSVLAGDYLVVGDVRDGLLPAHVDLSYGDALGSLGNASGKLGLRCGSRVIDEVPLSAPARSGLARALDGRLWPDSAGNDDLSRWCDVSGASGGSGTFQGSPGAANAPCAAGDGGVVGEGIATCVPLGAVSPRGVKGPRAGELVITEVMVNPLGDDTLGEWVEVMATVPVDLNGLSIGSDTTVAKLQAPQCLSLPAGGYAVLARRTEAVLNGGLPTPVASFGVDLRNSGGVVQVRAGEVLVDAMAYGASEEGVAAQVSPREASASGNDSPAAWCRAWEPYGPRGNRGTPGRVNRACEEGVDSWDGGSPGGGRDAGALEGGSRDGGADAGVPDGGARDGGGPDAGSVGASCIDRMTGRPRALRTPGVGSLVLTEFMADPAAVADGLGEWVEVLALRDVDLNGVSLMNESGASTMLDASLCLSMRAGSRGVLARNADTSLNGGLPSVLATFDFNLANAAGPRSLRLGVAGQVLDTVTWTHAATPGVSWQVAPASSDPWRNDMPGSFCLSPASARYGLGDRGTPGLENRACAP; translated from the coding sequence GTGAGGGGTTGGGGATGGTGGTTGGGATTGTTGGGTTTGAGTGCGTGTGGCGTGCCTGCGGACGAGTGGGCGGAGGAGGCGTGTACGGGCGTGTTGCCAGGGGACCTGGTCATCACCGAGTACCTGAATGACCCCGAGGGGAGTGACACGGGGCAGGAGTACGTGGAGCTTCACAATCCCCACGCGAAGCCCGTGGCGCTGGAGTCGCTGACGCTCTACGCGGCGCGCTCGGATGGCTCGCAGGAGAAGGGCTTCGCCTTCACGGAGCCTCGGTCCGTGCTGGCGGGGGACTACCTGGTGGTGGGCGATGTCCGCGATGGCCTCCTCCCCGCGCATGTGGACCTGTCGTATGGCGACGCGCTGGGCTCGCTGGGGAATGCGTCGGGCAAGCTGGGGCTGCGGTGTGGCTCGCGGGTGATTGACGAGGTGCCGCTCTCCGCGCCCGCGAGGAGTGGTCTGGCGCGCGCCCTGGATGGGCGGCTATGGCCGGACTCGGCTGGCAACGACGACCTGTCGCGGTGGTGTGATGTGTCTGGGGCCTCCGGTGGGAGCGGGACGTTCCAGGGGAGCCCTGGCGCGGCGAATGCTCCGTGCGCGGCGGGGGACGGTGGCGTCGTGGGAGAGGGCATCGCGACGTGTGTCCCGCTGGGCGCGGTGTCGCCCCGGGGCGTGAAGGGGCCTCGCGCGGGGGAGCTGGTCATCACGGAGGTGATGGTCAATCCGCTCGGGGATGACACGCTGGGCGAATGGGTGGAGGTCATGGCCACGGTGCCGGTGGACCTCAATGGGCTGAGCATCGGGTCGGACACCACGGTGGCGAAGCTCCAGGCGCCTCAGTGTCTGTCGCTCCCCGCGGGTGGGTACGCGGTGCTGGCTCGGCGCACGGAGGCGGTCCTCAACGGGGGACTGCCGACACCCGTGGCCTCGTTCGGCGTGGACCTGCGCAACTCGGGAGGCGTGGTCCAGGTGAGGGCGGGCGAGGTGCTGGTGGATGCCATGGCGTATGGCGCTTCGGAGGAAGGGGTGGCGGCGCAGGTGTCACCGAGGGAGGCGAGTGCCTCCGGCAATGACTCACCGGCCGCCTGGTGTCGTGCATGGGAGCCCTACGGCCCCCGTGGAAACCGTGGCACTCCGGGGCGCGTGAATCGCGCGTGTGAGGAGGGCGTCGACTCATGGGATGGGGGATCGCCTGGTGGCGGACGCGATGCGGGGGCGCTCGAGGGGGGCTCACGCGATGGAGGTGCCGACGCCGGGGTGCCCGATGGGGGCGCTCGCGATGGAGGCGGCCCCGACGCGGGGAGCGTGGGGGCCTCATGCATCGACCGGATGACCGGGCGACCGCGCGCGCTCCGGACGCCGGGTGTCGGCTCCTTGGTGCTCACGGAGTTCATGGCCGACCCCGCCGCCGTGGCGGATGGCCTGGGCGAGTGGGTGGAGGTCCTCGCGCTGCGCGACGTCGACCTCAACGGCGTCAGCCTGATGAACGAGAGCGGCGCGAGCACGATGCTCGATGCCTCGCTCTGTCTGTCCATGAGGGCCGGGAGCCGAGGTGTCCTCGCACGCAACGCGGACACCTCGCTCAACGGGGGGCTGCCCTCGGTGCTGGCCACGTTCGACTTCAACCTGGCCAACGCCGCGGGCCCGCGCTCGCTGCGGCTCGGTGTGGCGGGACAGGTGCTGGACACCGTCACCTGGACCCACGCGGCGACGCCGGGAGTGTCCTGGCAGGTGGCGCCGGCGAGCAGCGACCCCTGGCGCAATGACATGCCGGGGAGCTTCTGCCTGTCTCCCGCGAGCGCACGGTATGGCCTGGGGGACCGAGGCACGCCGGGCCTGGAGAACCGCGCATGCGCTCCCTGA